The genomic segment AATTCGCGCCGTACTCGGGCACGAGAGAACGGATCGCGTCGTCGCGGCGCCGGTAGCATCCGGCGGCCGTGAGAATCGGACTGATATCCTCCAACCTCGTATCAATCCGGAGCCTGCGCGCCAGCAGTTCACCGTAGCGAAGACTGTCGTCGGAGGAGTCCAACTCCGGCAGGAACAGCCCCAGGACGCGTTCCCTGCCCAACGCGCGCACGCACAGCGCCGCCACCACGCTACTGTCGATGCCACCGGAAATCCCCAGCACCGCACCCTTGCGGCGCAAGCGGTTCAAGATCTGATCGCGAATTGCCGTTTCAATGCGCGCCGCTTCTTGCGCTGCGTCGATCGTCAACATTGACGCAGATAACGGTGTCCCTGTGCTCATTCGCCCGCTCCCGCGCCGGCCAGCGCTCGTTTGCTGATCTTGCCCGTGGCAGTCTTGGGCATGTGGTCGCAGAATTCGATGACCTTGGGGACCAGGAAGTCTTCAAGACGTTCCTTGCAGTAGCGGAGTACATCCTGCTCAGAGATGCTGGCGCCGGTTTTCAGCGTGATGAACGCCTTGACAGCACTGCCGAGCACGGGATCTGGAACACCCACCACGGCCGCTTCGGCGATCGCGGGATGCGAGTACAGCGCATCCTCGACTTCTTTGGGGCTGACCTTCTCGCCGCGCGTCTTGATGATGTCGTCTTTCCGCCCGACCCAGTACAGGAAACCTTCTTCATCACTACGAAACAAATCGCCGGTGTAGAGCACCTTTTCGGGCCAGGGAAACGGTCCGTCCTTGAGGCATTTCGCGGTGTCCTCCGGCATCTCCCAATACCCCTTCATCACGTTGGCGCCGCGCACCACCAACTCGCCGACCACTCCTGGGCCAACGCATTCGCCCTTGTCATCGGCGATGTAAACCTCTTCGTTCGGCATTCCCTTGCCGATCGAGCCCGGACGAAGGTCGATCTGGTCGGGCGGGAGATAGCTGACGCGCTTACATTCCGTCAGCCCGTACATGGAGTAGAGCTTCACATGCGGAAACAACTGCCGCAGCTTGCGTATGTGCTCGGTGGGCAGCGCCGCCGCCGTGTTGGTGATGTAGCGAAGGTGGGGAAACGAAAACTTACTGAGATCGAGCTGCAGGAGGATGCTGGAAATCGTCGGCACGATGGGCAGGCCAGTGACTTTCTCCCGCATGATTGTCTCGATCACCACATAGGGATAAGTGAAGGAGCGCTCGATGACCAAGGTGGCGCCGCTCTTGAAGGCCATCAGCAACTGATAGAGGCCGTAATCGAAGGAAAACGGCAACAGGCAAATGATGACGTCTTCCGGCGTGTTCTGCAGGTAGGTGGTGATGGAAGTGGCCGCCGAAACCATGTTGAGATGCGTCATCATGACGCCCTTGGGCCTGCCGGTGGAGCCGGAGGTATAAATCAGCGCTGCCAGATCGATATCGATGCAGCGCTTGAGCGGGCGCGTGTCCGGCGCGGTCGCCAGAACTTCGTCAAAGCGGTAAAACTTCTTGGCCGTGGTTTCGGGAAAAGCGCCAGCGCCGCTTACCACGAGCGTCTTGAGGTGGGGCGTGTTTCCCCAGCAGTCGCGCATGCCGCCGAGTTTGGTGTCGGCGACGATGAG from the Terriglobia bacterium genome contains:
- a CDS encoding AMP-binding protein, giving the protein MQVEQFLELSAEKFPDKTALIYGAQRLTYAEVESQCNRLAQGLIAAAVQRHDRVAVLMDNSIETAVAVFAILKAGAVFLLVNPTTKADKLSYVLNNCRAKALIVADTKLGGMRDCWGNTPHLKTLVVSGAGAFPETTAKKFYRFDEVLATAPDTRPLKRCIDIDLAALIYTSGSTGRPKGVMMTHLNMVSAATSITTYLQNTPEDVIICLLPFSFDYGLYQLLMAFKSGATLVIERSFTYPYVVIETIMREKVTGLPIVPTISSILLQLDLSKFSFPHLRYITNTAAALPTEHIRKLRQLFPHVKLYSMYGLTECKRVSYLPPDQIDLRPGSIGKGMPNEEVYIADDKGECVGPGVVGELVVRGANVMKGYWEMPEDTAKCLKDGPFPWPEKVLYTGDLFRSDEEGFLYWVGRKDDIIKTRGEKVSPKEVEDALYSHPAIAEAAVVGVPDPVLGSAVKAFITLKTGASISEQDVLRYCKERLEDFLVPKVIEFCDHMPKTATGKISKRALAGAGAGE